One genomic region from Nocardioides plantarum encodes:
- a CDS encoding LLM class flavin-dependent oxidoreductase, producing MKKNIGFLNFGHWTPSPQSQVRSASDALLQSIDLAVAAEELGVDGAYYRVHHFARQLASPFPLLSAIAARTSRIEIGTGVIDMRYENPLYMAETAGAADLISAGRLQLGISRGSPEQVIDGYRYFGYEPAEGEDHADLARRHTADFLEALKGDGFAEPNPRPMFPNPPGLLRLEPHAPGLRERIWWGAGTRATAEWTAAQGMNLMSSTLLSEDTGVPFHQLQAEQIERFRSAWAAAGHAWEPRVSVSRSIFPIVSDLDRAYFGGESRGQDQVGMIDGGIARFGKTYAGEPDRLAKALAEDEAIAAADTVLLTVPNQLGVDYNAHLLESLLEHVAPELGWR from the coding sequence ATGAAGAAGAACATCGGGTTCCTGAACTTCGGCCACTGGACGCCCTCGCCCCAGTCGCAGGTGCGCAGCGCGTCCGACGCACTGCTGCAGTCGATCGACCTGGCCGTCGCGGCCGAGGAGCTCGGCGTCGACGGCGCCTACTACCGCGTGCACCACTTCGCGCGGCAGCTCGCGTCGCCGTTCCCGCTGCTGTCGGCGATCGCGGCGCGCACCAGCCGGATCGAGATCGGCACCGGCGTGATCGACATGCGCTACGAGAACCCGCTCTACATGGCCGAGACGGCCGGCGCGGCCGACCTGATCTCGGCCGGCCGACTGCAGCTCGGCATCAGCCGCGGGTCACCGGAGCAGGTCATCGACGGCTACCGGTACTTCGGCTACGAGCCCGCCGAGGGGGAGGACCACGCCGACCTGGCGCGGCGTCATACGGCCGACTTCCTCGAGGCGCTGAAGGGCGACGGCTTCGCCGAGCCCAACCCGCGCCCGATGTTCCCCAACCCGCCGGGACTGCTGCGTCTCGAGCCCCACGCCCCCGGACTGCGCGAGCGCATCTGGTGGGGCGCCGGCACCCGGGCCACCGCCGAGTGGACCGCCGCCCAGGGCATGAACCTGATGAGCTCGACGCTGCTGAGCGAGGACACCGGCGTCCCGTTCCACCAGCTCCAGGCCGAGCAGATCGAGCGCTTCCGCAGCGCCTGGGCGGCCGCGGGCCACGCCTGGGAGCCGCGGGTCTCGGTGAGCCGCAGCATCTTCCCGATCGTCTCCGACCTCGACCGCGCCTACTTCGGTGGCGAGTCGCGGGGCCAGGACCAGGTCGGCATGATCGACGGCGGCATCGCCCGCTTCGGCAAGACCTACGCCGGCGAGCCGGACCGGCTGGCCAAGGCCCTCGCCGAGGACGAGGCCATCGCCGCGGCCGACACGGTGCTGCTGACGGTCCCCAACCAGCTGGGCGTCGACTACAACGCCCACCTGCTGGAGTCGCTCCTCGAGCACGTCGCGCCCGAGCTGGGTTGGCGATGA
- a CDS encoding HEAT repeat domain-containing protein, which translates to MNRGPLDADSYRERVQGIPALNEFCGTVAATLAERPDGIWALEPGFRSLLSSGFVTELVADELRKVAADAAHVPAGGGSEADLALVVDPVFVLSLRLLRPEQNYSDKLYSASQHGLLGVIAVPGAEAGVPVSLFEQPDPEPYDEVDRDKVLRPRGTRVIQPLDVMRVRAGYDVFAIQPVSAPVLLISLGTKNVSSLRIEYDPETLRPSRAIAASVESSRLEFTARMLSEIGNDQSAESLAVLTSHSDHFVRWSAIRAMVRLDAVYGRSFVERATADPHPHVRDAAVRALPVVEAYLDELSVQARS; encoded by the coding sequence GTGAACCGAGGTCCCCTCGACGCCGACAGCTACCGCGAGCGAGTTCAGGGCATCCCCGCGCTGAACGAGTTCTGCGGCACGGTCGCAGCGACGCTGGCCGAGCGGCCCGACGGCATCTGGGCGCTCGAACCCGGCTTCCGCAGCCTGCTGTCGTCCGGCTTCGTGACGGAGCTGGTCGCCGACGAGCTGCGCAAGGTCGCAGCCGACGCTGCGCACGTCCCTGCCGGGGGCGGTTCCGAGGCGGACCTGGCCCTCGTGGTCGATCCGGTCTTCGTGTTGTCGCTGCGCCTGCTTCGTCCGGAGCAGAACTACTCCGACAAGCTCTACAGCGCGTCCCAGCACGGACTCCTGGGAGTGATCGCGGTGCCCGGAGCAGAGGCAGGCGTCCCGGTGAGCCTGTTCGAGCAACCCGACCCCGAGCCCTACGACGAGGTCGATCGCGACAAGGTGCTCCGACCGCGAGGCACTCGGGTCATCCAGCCGCTCGACGTCATGAGGGTGCGGGCCGGGTACGACGTGTTCGCCATCCAGCCTGTCTCCGCACCGGTCCTCCTGATCTCGCTCGGCACGAAGAACGTCAGCTCGCTGAGGATCGAGTACGACCCCGAGACGCTACGCCCCAGCCGGGCGATCGCTGCCTCGGTGGAGTCGTCCCGCCTCGAGTTCACCGCACGGATGCTGTCGGAGATCGGCAACGACCAGAGCGCCGAGAGCCTGGCCGTCCTCACCTCGCACTCGGACCACTTCGTGCGATGGTCCGCCATCCGCGCCATGGTCCGGTTGGACGCTGTCTACGGTCGCTCCTTCGTCGAACGCGCCACTGCCGATCCGCACCCCCACGTCCGAGATGCGGCAGTCAGGGCACTGCCGGTGGTCGAGGCCTACCTCGACGAGCTGTCCGTCCAAGCGAGGAGCTGA